In one Halorubrum sp. CBA1229 genomic region, the following are encoded:
- a CDS encoding cation-translocating P-type ATPase, whose product MSNCTLCDLPTGDDPHTAPDVDGEFCCRGCLAVARSLDDVDDLDDLDERRPETEPDREFDGETTFLHVDGMHCATCESFLELTAGEQEGVAAAEASYATDTIRVDYDPDAVSADELPERLSVAGYSASDRADPEPDGDDVAVVRFLIGGGFFGMMAMLWYVLFLYPTYFGYEPILDLGGVSGTYLFAQVWVFASIVLFYTGYPILRGAYVSLRARQPNMDLLVSLAAASSYTYSTLALLLGRTDLYFDVTIAVILVVTAGNHYESIIKRRATGMLSELTTAGDRTVRTEGGETVAADAVDPGDRLLVRPGERVPFDGTVAEGTAAVDEALVTGESLPATKREGDAVRGGTVVTDAPIVVEVGEDATSTLDTLVRLLWEIQSSRSGVQRLVDRLATVFVPLVVAVAVLGAGATFAFGAAPVDAALVGLTVLIVSCPCALGLATPLAIAAGIRDAARRGIVIVSDAVFEEAADIDTVVFDKTGTLTDGEMRLVDTVADGASPDEVRRRAAAVERASVHPVAEAIVDAVAGDGGGHSAAGARGEAGDDAPGAATDGGVTTGTDPDGSRAVAAGGDAAATDVTVSDRGVTGRVDGDAVVVGHRSLFDGAEWTVPASLEAAGGEARDDGRVPVFVGWEGSVVGVLVVGDEVRDGWEAVVTDLTEGGRRVVVLTGDSPEAARRFEDHPAIDEVFAAVPPEAKAETVRRLAATERVAMVGDGSNDAPALAAADLGVSIASGTDLAADAADAVLLEDRLSAIPELFAVTRGTNRRLKQNLGWAFVYNAVAIPMAISGVLNPLLAALAMATSSVLVVSNSARAVYKGE is encoded by the coding sequence ATGTCGAACTGCACCCTCTGTGACCTGCCGACGGGGGACGACCCCCACACCGCCCCGGACGTCGACGGCGAGTTCTGCTGCCGCGGCTGCCTCGCGGTCGCCCGGTCGCTGGACGACGTCGACGACCTCGACGACCTCGACGAGCGGCGCCCCGAGACGGAGCCGGACCGGGAGTTCGACGGGGAGACGACGTTCCTCCACGTCGACGGGATGCACTGCGCGACGTGCGAGTCGTTCCTCGAGCTGACCGCCGGCGAGCAGGAGGGCGTGGCGGCCGCCGAGGCGAGCTACGCGACCGACACGATCCGCGTCGACTACGACCCCGACGCGGTGAGCGCCGACGAGCTCCCCGAGCGGCTCTCGGTCGCCGGGTACTCCGCGAGCGACCGGGCCGACCCGGAGCCGGACGGCGACGACGTCGCCGTGGTCCGCTTCCTGATCGGCGGCGGCTTCTTCGGGATGATGGCGATGCTGTGGTACGTCCTCTTCTTATACCCGACCTACTTCGGGTACGAGCCGATCCTCGATCTCGGCGGCGTCTCGGGCACCTACCTGTTCGCGCAGGTGTGGGTGTTCGCCTCGATCGTCCTCTTTTACACCGGCTACCCGATCCTGCGGGGCGCGTACGTGAGCCTCCGGGCGCGACAGCCGAACATGGACCTGTTGGTGTCGCTCGCGGCGGCCAGCTCGTACACGTACAGCACGCTCGCGCTCCTCCTCGGTCGGACCGACCTCTACTTCGACGTGACGATCGCCGTGATCTTGGTCGTCACCGCGGGCAACCACTACGAGTCGATCATCAAGCGGCGCGCGACCGGGATGCTCTCCGAGCTCACGACGGCCGGCGACCGGACGGTCCGCACCGAGGGCGGGGAGACCGTCGCGGCCGACGCCGTCGATCCGGGCGACCGGCTCCTCGTGCGCCCCGGCGAGCGCGTCCCCTTCGACGGGACCGTCGCCGAGGGGACCGCCGCCGTCGACGAGGCGCTCGTCACGGGCGAGTCGCTCCCAGCGACGAAGCGGGAGGGCGACGCGGTCCGCGGCGGCACCGTCGTCACCGACGCGCCGATCGTCGTCGAGGTCGGCGAGGACGCGACGAGCACCCTCGACACTCTCGTCCGACTGCTGTGGGAGATCCAGAGCTCGCGGTCGGGCGTCCAGCGGCTCGTCGACAGGCTCGCGACGGTGTTCGTGCCGCTCGTCGTCGCGGTCGCCGTCCTCGGCGCCGGCGCCACGTTCGCGTTCGGGGCGGCGCCCGTGGACGCCGCGCTGGTCGGGCTCACGGTGCTCATCGTCTCGTGCCCGTGCGCGCTCGGGCTCGCGACGCCGCTCGCCATCGCCGCCGGGATCCGCGACGCGGCCCGCCGCGGCATCGTGATCGTCTCGGACGCCGTCTTCGAGGAGGCCGCCGACATCGACACCGTCGTGTTCGACAAGACGGGGACGCTGACCGACGGCGAGATGCGGCTGGTCGACACCGTCGCCGACGGCGCCTCGCCGGACGAAGTGCGGCGGCGGGCGGCGGCGGTCGAGCGCGCCTCGGTCCACCCCGTCGCCGAGGCGATCGTCGACGCCGTCGCGGGCGACGGAGGAGGTCACTCCGCCGCCGGCGCTCGCGGCGAGGCGGGCGACGACGCCCCCGGGGCGGCGACCGACGGGGGCGTGACGACCGGAACCGACCCGGACGGGTCCCGGGCGGTCGCGGCCGGCGGCGACGCCGCGGCGACGGACGTGACCGTCTCGGACCGGGGCGTCACGGGCCGCGTCGACGGCGACGCGGTCGTCGTCGGCCATCGGTCGCTGTTCGACGGCGCGGAGTGGACCGTGCCGGCGTCGCTGGAGGCGGCCGGCGGAGAGGCCCGGGACGACGGACGGGTTCCCGTCTTCGTCGGCTGGGAGGGGTCGGTCGTCGGCGTCCTCGTCGTCGGCGACGAGGTCCGCGACGGGTGGGAGGCGGTCGTCACCGACCTCACTGAGGGGGGGCGACGCGTCGTGGTGCTCACCGGCGACTCGCCCGAGGCGGCCCGGCGGTTCGAGGACCACCCGGCGATCGACGAGGTCTTCGCGGCGGTGCCGCCGGAGGCGAAGGCCGAGACGGTGCGGCGGCTCGCGGCGACCGAACGCGTCGCCATGGTCGGCGACGGCAGCAACGACGCGCCCGCGCTCGCCGCGGCCGACCTCGGCGTCTCGATCGCGAGCGGGACCGACCTGGCGGCCGACGCCGCGGACGCCGTCCTCTTGGAGGACCGCCTCTCCGCGATCCCGGAGCTGTTCGCGGTCACCCGCGGGACGAACCGCCGGCTCAAGCAGAATCTCGGCTGGGCGTTCGTCTACAACGCGGTGGCGATCCCGATGGCGATCTCGGGCGTTCTCAACCCGCTCCTCGCCGCGCTCGCGATGGCGACGAGCAGCGTCCTCGTGGTGTCGAACTCGGCGCGGGCCGTTTATAAGGGCGAGTGA
- a CDS encoding HEAT repeat domain-containing protein has translation MSNGDDDPADASEEADAADDAEEEAGAGESTDAAAAPTLPDEATEESLNEYLDEISTLLDDAETEADLDDVDALLDDAESGIEEADLPEPDEDDEDADDPRSDLEDRVAELREGVEAARGPYAEDVVDAIESAGATLEETEWTAAGIDDAADAVTDFVEAAADAVDDGVDADEIETDPAAVDASADAAADGESDDADADDADTNEAGEPTSEDDRVAALVSALDAVAAGVADADLDPDGDAETIAPLIEATDELEAGLDDAEEWDDLETHEQLRAEGYYDVLGHYKDYPVEWSALKEHEARGNVDMVLLALDSLTSDFMERHCLEALERMGKRGKTEASVEELLGRAEKRDQFAIRILGKMAADEATETIVEYVPEESNPQLQKATFKSLGEIGASEAVQPLADALVDDDTEELVRPHAARALGLIGDARAVDPLADVLAGDGSDDVRAAAGWALRQIGTRDALETVAEYADERSFIISTEGEKAKRSLDAASATA, from the coding sequence ATGAGCAACGGCGACGACGACCCGGCCGACGCCTCCGAGGAGGCCGACGCCGCAGACGACGCGGAGGAAGAGGCCGGCGCCGGCGAGTCGACGGACGCGGCCGCCGCGCCCACGCTTCCCGACGAAGCGACCGAGGAGTCCTTAAACGAGTACCTCGACGAGATCTCGACGCTCCTCGACGACGCCGAGACCGAGGCGGACCTCGACGACGTCGACGCGCTCCTCGACGACGCCGAGTCGGGGATCGAGGAGGCCGACCTCCCCGAGCCCGACGAGGACGACGAGGACGCCGACGACCCCCGCAGCGACCTCGAGGACCGCGTCGCGGAGCTTCGCGAGGGCGTCGAGGCGGCGCGCGGCCCCTACGCGGAGGACGTCGTCGACGCGATCGAGAGCGCCGGGGCGACGCTCGAGGAGACCGAGTGGACGGCAGCCGGGATCGACGACGCCGCCGACGCGGTGACCGACTTCGTCGAGGCGGCCGCGGACGCCGTCGACGACGGGGTGGACGCGGACGAGATCGAGACGGACCCCGCCGCCGTCGACGCCTCGGCCGACGCGGCGGCCGACGGCGAGAGCGACGACGCCGACGCGGATGACGCCGACACGAATGAGGCCGGCGAACCGACCTCCGAAGACGACCGCGTCGCAGCCCTCGTCTCCGCCCTCGACGCCGTCGCGGCCGGCGTCGCTGACGCGGACCTCGACCCCGACGGCGACGCGGAGACGATCGCCCCCCTCATCGAGGCGACGGACGAGCTTGAGGCGGGGCTCGACGACGCCGAGGAGTGGGACGACCTCGAGACCCACGAGCAGCTCCGCGCGGAGGGGTACTACGACGTGCTCGGCCACTACAAGGACTACCCGGTCGAGTGGTCGGCGCTGAAAGAGCACGAGGCGCGCGGCAACGTCGACATGGTCCTGCTCGCGCTCGACTCGCTCACCTCCGACTTCATGGAGCGGCACTGCCTCGAGGCGCTCGAACGCATGGGCAAGCGCGGGAAGACCGAGGCGTCGGTGGAGGAACTGCTCGGCCGCGCCGAGAAGCGCGACCAGTTCGCGATCCGCATCCTCGGGAAGATGGCCGCCGACGAGGCGACGGAGACCATCGTCGAGTACGTCCCGGAGGAGTCGAACCCCCAGCTCCAGAAGGCGACGTTCAAGTCGCTCGGCGAGATCGGCGCGAGCGAGGCGGTCCAGCCGCTCGCGGACGCGCTCGTCGACGACGACACCGAGGAGCTCGTGCGTCCCCACGCGGCTCGCGCGCTCGGGCTCATCGGCGACGCCCGCGCGGTCGACCCGCTCGCGGACGTGCTCGCCGGCGACGGCTCGGACGACGTGCGCGCCGCGGCCGGCTGGGCGCTCCGCCAGATCGGCACCCGCGACGCCCTCGAAACCGTCGCCGAGTACGCCGACGAGCGGTCGTTCATTATCTCGACCGAGGGCGAGAAGGCCAAGCGCTCGCTCGACGCCGCGTCGGCGACCGCCTGA
- a CDS encoding FAD synthase — protein MTRVVAQGTFDLLHPGHVHYLEDAATYGDELHAIVARRDNVTHKPEPILCARQRRDMVAALEAVDEAHLGDPEDVFVPIERLDPDVIVLGYDQHHDEAGIAESLAARDIDCRVERASGREARYEDELLSSGDIVDRVLRRRGASGEVDDGSRGADEDSSGVDDAAPGDTGERR, from the coding sequence ATGACCCGGGTCGTCGCGCAGGGGACGTTCGACCTGCTCCACCCCGGTCACGTCCACTACTTGGAGGACGCGGCGACGTACGGCGACGAGCTCCACGCCATCGTCGCCCGCCGCGACAACGTCACCCACAAGCCGGAGCCGATCCTCTGCGCGCGCCAGCGGCGCGACATGGTCGCCGCCCTCGAGGCGGTCGACGAGGCCCACCTCGGCGACCCGGAGGACGTGTTCGTCCCCATCGAGCGGCTCGACCCGGACGTGATCGTGTTGGGCTACGACCAGCACCACGACGAGGCGGGAATCGCCGAGTCGCTCGCGGCCCGGGACATCGACTGCCGCGTCGAGCGGGCGTCGGGACGGGAAGCCCGGTACGAGGACGAGCTGCTCTCCAGCGGCGACATCGTCGACCGGGTCCTCCGTCGACGCGGGGCGTCCGGCGAGGTCGACGACGGCTCGCGCGGGGCCGACGAGGACTCGAGCGGAGTTGACGACGCCGCGCCCGGCGATACCGGCGAGCGGCGATAG
- a CDS encoding Rdx family protein has translation MTRVEVEYCVPCGMLNRAQDVSEALLKQFGEGLDEVALVTGDDGVFVVRADGDVVFDKTEDEYDVDAIVRAVRPYVGAAA, from the coding sequence ATGACCCGAGTGGAGGTCGAGTACTGCGTGCCGTGCGGCATGTTGAACCGCGCTCAGGACGTCTCGGAAGCCCTGCTCAAGCAGTTCGGCGAGGGGCTCGACGAGGTCGCGCTGGTGACGGGCGACGACGGCGTGTTCGTCGTCCGCGCGGACGGCGACGTCGTCTTCGACAAGACCGAAGACGAGTACGACGTCGACGCCATCGTGCGGGCCGTCAGGCCGTACGTCGGCGCCGCGGCGTGA
- a CDS encoding OB-fold nucleic acid binding domain-containing protein: MSENTAGDSGTRGDSSPEPDADAAKGAADDRPIVYDLAPDCTLEDAEIDALYHAEVNGVVDYGVFVDVSDALSGLVHESNIDGDYAVGDRLIVRLTEVKENGDVAFDDEAPDDYRTETVAHEPTVSRVRGLSPGDEVTVEGEVVQAKQTGGPTIFAVADASGVVSCAAFEEAGVRAYPEVAVGDMVHVSGTVETRENALQLEVDSLRRLPDERAAEARERFEAALDERAAPADVDPLVEWEAFEPIHEDLRELARLLRRTVLAGRPIRVRHHADGDGMCAAIPVQLALENFVTDVHEDPDAARHLFKRLPSKAPYYEMEDVTRDLNFALEGRARHGQKLPFLLMLDNGSTEEDVPAYENLAHYDIPISVVDHHHPDPEAVEPLLDAHVNPYLHGEDYRVTTGMMCVELARLIDPSITEELEHVPAVAGLSDRSKAEAMDDYVALAEDAGYDESDLLDIGEALDYAAHWLRYSEGKTLVNDALNVGCDDEGRHEELVEFLSERAERDVDRQLDALDDHVEHERLASGAHLYRIDLDEYAHRFTYPAPGKTTGELHDTRVTETGDPVITIGYGPDFCVLRSDGVRLDIPNMVTELNEELPEAGVSGGGHLVVGSIKFVKGRRSAVIETLVEKMAEAEIDEALSSTAALDD, translated from the coding sequence ATGAGCGAGAACACCGCCGGGGATTCCGGCACGCGGGGCGATTCGAGCCCCGAACCCGACGCCGACGCGGCGAAGGGGGCGGCCGACGACCGGCCGATCGTCTACGACTTGGCACCCGACTGCACCCTCGAGGACGCCGAGATAGACGCGCTGTATCACGCCGAGGTCAACGGCGTCGTCGACTACGGCGTCTTCGTCGACGTCTCCGACGCCCTCTCGGGGCTCGTCCACGAGTCGAACATCGACGGCGACTACGCGGTCGGCGACCGACTGATCGTCCGGCTGACCGAAGTGAAGGAGAACGGCGACGTCGCGTTCGACGACGAGGCCCCCGACGACTACCGCACCGAGACGGTCGCCCACGAGCCGACGGTCTCCCGCGTCCGCGGGCTCTCCCCGGGCGACGAGGTCACCGTTGAGGGCGAGGTCGTCCAGGCGAAACAGACCGGCGGCCCGACGATCTTCGCCGTCGCCGACGCCTCCGGCGTCGTCTCCTGCGCGGCCTTCGAGGAGGCCGGCGTCCGCGCGTACCCCGAGGTCGCGGTCGGCGACATGGTCCACGTCAGCGGAACGGTCGAGACCCGCGAGAACGCCCTCCAGCTGGAGGTCGACTCGCTGCGGCGGCTCCCCGACGAGCGCGCCGCCGAGGCCCGCGAGCGGTTCGAGGCCGCGCTCGACGAGCGCGCCGCGCCCGCCGACGTCGACCCCCTCGTCGAGTGGGAGGCGTTCGAGCCGATCCACGAGGACCTCCGCGAACTCGCCCGGCTGCTCCGCCGGACCGTGCTCGCCGGCCGCCCGATCCGCGTCCGCCACCACGCCGACGGCGACGGGATGTGCGCGGCGATCCCGGTCCAGCTCGCCTTGGAGAACTTCGTGACCGACGTCCACGAGGACCCCGACGCGGCGCGGCACCTGTTCAAGCGGCTCCCGAGCAAGGCGCCGTACTACGAGATGGAGGACGTCACCCGCGACCTGAACTTCGCGCTTGAGGGGCGCGCCCGCCACGGCCAGAAGCTCCCCTTCCTCCTGATGCTCGACAACGGGTCGACCGAGGAGGACGTCCCCGCCTACGAGAACCTCGCACACTACGACATCCCGATCTCCGTCGTCGACCACCACCACCCCGACCCCGAGGCGGTCGAGCCGCTGCTCGACGCGCACGTCAACCCGTACCTCCACGGCGAGGACTACCGGGTCACCACGGGGATGATGTGTGTCGAACTCGCCCGGCTGATCGACCCCTCGATCACCGAGGAGCTCGAACACGTCCCCGCGGTGGCCGGGCTCTCCGACCGCTCGAAGGCGGAGGCGATGGACGACTACGTCGCGCTCGCCGAGGACGCCGGGTACGACGAGTCCGACCTGCTCGACATCGGCGAGGCGCTCGACTACGCCGCCCACTGGCTGCGCTACTCCGAGGGGAAGACGCTGGTCAACGACGCCCTCAACGTCGGCTGCGACGACGAAGGGCGCCACGAGGAGCTGGTCGAGTTCCTCTCCGAGCGCGCCGAGCGCGACGTCGACCGCCAGCTCGACGCGCTCGACGACCACGTCGAGCACGAGCGGCTCGCCTCCGGCGCGCACCTCTACCGCATCGACCTCGACGAGTACGCCCACCGGTTCACCTACCCGGCGCCCGGGAAGACGACCGGCGAGCTCCACGACACCCGCGTCACGGAGACGGGCGACCCCGTCATCACGATCGGCTACGGGCCGGACTTCTGCGTGCTCCGGTCCGACGGGGTCCGCCTCGACATCCCGAACATGGTGACCGAGCTGAACGAGGAGCTCCCGGAGGCGGGCGTCTCCGGCGGCGGCCACCTCGTCGTCGGCTCGATCAAGTTCGTGAAGGGCCGCCGGAGCGCCGTCATCGAGACACTCGTCGAGAAGATGGCCGAGGCGGAGATCGACGAGGCGCTCTCGTCGACGGCCGCGCTCGACGACTGA
- a CDS encoding Mov34/MPN/PAD-1 family protein — MRLFRSDELLGIARETMEFVLEASEETHPNEYMGFLRADDARKLDVDRDGQVITDVLVIPGTESNPTSASVRTHMKPNDMRAVGSVHSHPNGALRPSAADLATFGQGRVHIIVGAPYGWGDWKAFDNEGNQTTLDVLDVEVPDEHFFDFTQEDIDSELDAERRDGGSFLSWFR, encoded by the coding sequence ATGCGACTGTTCCGCTCGGACGAGCTCCTCGGGATCGCCCGAGAGACGATGGAGTTCGTCCTCGAGGCGAGCGAGGAGACCCACCCCAACGAGTACATGGGGTTCCTCCGCGCGGACGACGCCCGGAAGCTCGACGTCGACCGAGACGGGCAGGTGATCACCGACGTGCTCGTCATCCCGGGCACTGAGTCGAACCCGACGAGCGCCAGCGTGCGCACGCACATGAAGCCGAACGACATGCGCGCCGTCGGATCGGTCCACTCGCACCCGAACGGGGCGCTCCGGCCGAGCGCGGCCGACCTCGCGACGTTCGGCCAGGGGCGGGTGCACATCATCGTCGGCGCCCCCTACGGGTGGGGCGACTGGAAGGCGTTCGACAACGAGGGGAACCAGACGACCCTCGACGTGCTCGACGTCGAGGTGCCCGACGAGCACTTCTTCGATTTCACGCAGGAGGACATCGACAGCGAGCTCGACGCGGAGCGCCGCGACGGCGGCAGCTTCCTCTCGTGGTTCCGATGA
- a CDS encoding phospholipase D-like domain-containing protein, with amino-acid sequence MSSASSRPARDSNASVAVALGLLVLTAAAPVAAADAGNHSVAVTDRASGAPENRTLVAEQPRILELFPNPTASENRGEYLVVRLPERGNWSLSDGYHEAAIPANASGVVALSMDPANTTPLLDDESAVGVHGAHDDGAGTPELRALDGYFPLAASGDRIALRRNGTAVAVVDYDRAPEGHRWRADWGEWRPRGYDARSAARTPNATVRPFVLPDSPGMPIEPLRGAEDRLLLAGYTLGSERVADLLVAAAERGVEVRVLVEGSPVGGFSARSARLLDRVAAAGVEVRVLDGDPERFRFHHAKYAVADDRAVVLTENWKPSGTGGRTNRGWGVVTGTPRSAPAGETTADDLAALFRADAAAADARSWEAFRTAAEFHDGGTANGSYPARFEAPPPTTADVELLTAPGNGADRLVERIDTADDRVLALVPRTGGPDNRLVRALRRAADRGVDVHLLLSNAWYDREENRALVEALADEPVEVAVAEPRGRYGKVHAKGVVVDDAAIVGSLNWNRGAATENREVLLAIEDEAVADFYARAYAADWRGGGVHLPVGLVGGLGAAVAGAGVVARREVEFA; translated from the coding sequence GTGTCGTCCGCATCGTCTCGTCCCGCACGCGACTCGAACGCGAGCGTCGCCGTCGCGCTCGGGCTGCTCGTCCTGACGGCCGCCGCGCCGGTCGCGGCGGCGGACGCCGGGAACCACTCGGTGGCCGTCACCGATCGAGCGAGCGGCGCACCGGAGAACCGGACCCTCGTTGCTGAGCAGCCGCGGATCCTCGAGCTGTTCCCGAACCCAACGGCGTCGGAGAACCGCGGCGAGTACCTCGTCGTCCGGCTCCCCGAGCGCGGGAACTGGTCGCTCTCGGACGGCTACCACGAGGCGGCGATCCCGGCGAACGCGAGCGGCGTCGTCGCGCTTTCGATGGACCCCGCGAACACGACGCCGCTGCTCGACGACGAGAGCGCGGTCGGCGTTCACGGCGCCCACGACGACGGCGCCGGCACCCCCGAGCTCCGCGCGCTCGACGGCTACTTCCCGCTCGCCGCGTCCGGCGACCGGATCGCGCTCCGGCGGAACGGGACGGCGGTCGCCGTGGTCGACTACGACCGCGCGCCGGAGGGCCACCGCTGGCGCGCGGACTGGGGCGAGTGGCGGCCGCGCGGCTACGACGCACGGTCCGCGGCCCGCACGCCCAACGCGACCGTGCGCCCGTTCGTGCTCCCGGACAGTCCGGGCATGCCGATCGAGCCGCTTCGCGGGGCGGAAGACCGGCTGCTGCTCGCCGGCTACACGCTGGGCTCCGAGCGCGTCGCCGACCTCCTCGTCGCCGCCGCCGAGCGCGGCGTCGAGGTGCGCGTCCTCGTCGAGGGGTCGCCCGTCGGCGGGTTCTCCGCGCGGAGCGCGCGGCTCCTCGACCGGGTCGCCGCCGCCGGCGTCGAGGTGCGCGTCCTCGACGGCGACCCCGAGCGGTTCCGCTTCCACCACGCGAAGTACGCCGTCGCCGACGACCGCGCGGTCGTCCTCACGGAGAACTGGAAGCCGTCGGGCACCGGCGGCCGAACCAACCGGGGGTGGGGCGTCGTCACCGGGACGCCCCGGTCTGCGCCCGCCGGCGAGACGACCGCCGACGACCTCGCCGCGCTGTTCCGCGCCGATGCCGCGGCGGCCGATGCCCGGTCGTGGGAGGCGTTTCGCACGGCGGCCGAGTTCCACGACGGTGGCACGGCGAACGGGAGCTACCCGGCGCGGTTCGAGGCCCCTCCGCCGACGACGGCTGACGTCGAACTCCTGACGGCCCCCGGGAACGGCGCAGACCGCTTGGTCGAGCGGATCGACACCGCGGACGACCGCGTGCTCGCGCTGGTTCCCCGGACCGGCGGCCCGGACAACCGGCTCGTCCGCGCGCTCCGGCGGGCCGCCGACCGCGGCGTCGACGTTCACCTGTTGCTGTCGAACGCGTGGTACGACCGGGAGGAGAACCGCGCGCTCGTCGAGGCGCTCGCGGACGAGCCGGTCGAGGTCGCCGTCGCGGAGCCGCGCGGCCGGTACGGGAAGGTCCACGCCAAGGGCGTCGTCGTCGACGACGCGGCGATCGTCGGGAGCCTCAACTGGAATCGGGGCGCCGCGACGGAGAACCGAGAGGTGTTGCTCGCGATAGAAGACGAGGCGGTCGCCGACTTCTACGCTCGCGCGTACGCGGCCGACTGGCGCGGCGGCGGGGTCCATCTGCCGGTCGGACTCGTGGGCGGTCTCGGGGCCGCGGTCGCGGGCGCCGGCGTCGTCGCGCGGCGGGAAGTAGAATTCGCGTGA
- a CDS encoding heme o synthase, translated as MTIPDRFPAVLAATAMGVYLLLVVGATTSLTEAAAACSGWPLCGGGAALPVETAGWIALGHRAIAAVVGVLVVLSVALAWRDGASRRVRGALTAALLLFPAQAGVGALVAVGGLPASLGPVHLLLGVTIFGAVLAALAWWLEAETGVADDAPVDFQAGTDDLPPVDEAPEPQIPTAAVPRLKATAAAYFRLMKPRLMWLLCLVAAAAMALAGGRGFTPYVVAATLAGGALSIGASGTFNHVFERDIDKRMQRTNDRPLATDLVPVRNALAFGLLLAAASLGLFWTVNPLTAGLGLVAILFYSVVYTLVLKPNTVQNTVIGGAAGALPALIGWAAVTGEVGGGGLLLALVIFLWTPAHFYNLALAYKDDYERGGFPMMPVVRGETATRRHIVWYLGATLVAAVALAVVAEPLGALYAAVGVALGAVFLWAVVRLHYEQTEAAAFRAFHASNAYLGLLLFAVVFDALVV; from the coding sequence GTGACGATACCCGACCGGTTCCCCGCGGTCCTCGCGGCGACGGCGATGGGCGTGTACCTCCTGCTCGTCGTCGGTGCCACGACCTCGCTCACCGAGGCGGCCGCCGCCTGCTCGGGCTGGCCGCTCTGCGGCGGGGGCGCCGCGCTCCCCGTCGAGACCGCCGGCTGGATAGCGCTCGGCCACCGAGCGATCGCCGCCGTCGTCGGCGTCCTCGTGGTCCTCTCGGTCGCCCTCGCGTGGCGCGACGGGGCGAGCCGTCGGGTCCGGGGCGCCCTCACGGCTGCCCTCCTGCTGTTCCCGGCCCAGGCGGGCGTCGGCGCGCTCGTCGCGGTCGGCGGGCTTCCCGCCTCGCTCGGTCCGGTCCACCTCCTGCTGGGCGTGACGATCTTCGGCGCCGTGCTCGCCGCGCTCGCGTGGTGGCTGGAGGCCGAGACCGGCGTCGCCGACGACGCTCCCGTGGACTTCCAGGCGGGGACGGACGACCTCCCGCCGGTCGACGAGGCGCCCGAGCCCCAGATCCCGACGGCGGCGGTGCCCCGGCTGAAGGCGACCGCGGCCGCCTACTTCCGACTGATGAAGCCCCGTCTGATGTGGCTCCTCTGCCTCGTCGCCGCCGCGGCGATGGCGCTCGCCGGCGGGCGGGGATTCACCCCGTACGTCGTGGCCGCGACGCTCGCGGGCGGCGCGCTCTCGATCGGCGCGTCGGGGACGTTCAACCACGTCTTCGAGCGCGACATCGACAAGCGGATGCAGCGGACCAACGACCGCCCGCTGGCGACCGACCTCGTCCCGGTGCGCAACGCGCTCGCGTTCGGACTGCTGTTGGCGGCCGCCTCGCTCGGCCTCTTCTGGACGGTGAACCCGCTGACCGCGGGCCTCGGGCTGGTCGCGATCCTGTTCTACAGCGTCGTCTACACGCTCGTGTTGAAGCCGAACACGGTTCAGAACACCGTCATCGGCGGCGCGGCTGGCGCGCTGCCCGCGCTCATCGGCTGGGCGGCGGTGACCGGCGAGGTCGGCGGCGGCGGGCTGCTGCTCGCGCTGGTCATCTTCCTGTGGACGCCGGCGCACTTCTACAACCTCGCGCTGGCGTACAAGGACGACTACGAGCGCGGCGGCTTCCCGATGATGCCCGTCGTCCGCGGCGAGACGGCGACGCGCCGCCACATCGTCTGGTACCTCGGGGCGACGCTCGTCGCCGCGGTCGCGCTCGCGGTGGTCGCCGAGCCGCTCGGCGCGCTCTACGCCGCGGTCGGCGTCGCCCTCGGCGCGGTGTTCCTGTGGGCGGTCGTCCGGCTCCACTACGAGCAGACGGAGGCCGCGGCGTTCCGCGCGTTCCACGCGTCGAACGCCTACCTCGGTCTCCTGCTGTTCGCCGTCGTGTTCGACGCGCTCGTGGTCTGA